From Rhodopseudomonas palustris:
GACGCGATGACCGGCACCACGCAGCGGATCATGGCCGGCGACCTGTCCGGCCGGCTGCCGGTCGGCCGCAGCGGCGACGAACTCGACCGGCTGGCGGAAAATCTCAACGCCATGCTGGAGCGGATCGAGGCGCTGATGAGCGGCCTCAAGGAGGTCTCCGACAACATCGCGCACGATCTGAAGACGCCGCTGACGCGGCTGCGCAACCGCGCCGAGGAGGCGCTGGCGCTGTCCGGCAGCGAGGCGGATTATCGCGCCGCGCTGGAGCGCACCATCGAGGAATCCGACGGCCTGATCCGCACCTTCAACGCGCTCTTGATGATCGCGCGCGCGGAATCCGGGCACGCACGTGGCGAAATGGATGCGTTCGATGCCGCCGGGATCGCGCGCGACATTCACGAATTGTACGAGCCGCTGGCGGAAGACAACGGCCTGACGCTGCAGGTCACGAGCGAGCCGGCGCCGGTCCGCGGCAATCGCGAATTGATCAGCCAGGCGCTCGCCAATCTGGTCGAGAACGCGATCAAATACGGCCAGCCGCAGCTCGCGCTGGCGCCGCCCGGCGCCGCACCGGCGACGGCGCCGCCGCCGCGCGCAGAGATCATGATCGAGGCCCGGCGCGACGGCGACCAGGTGCTGCTCAGCGTCACCGATCGCGGTCGCGGAATACCGGAGGCCGACCGCAAGCACGCGGTGGAGCGCTTCGTGCGGCTGGAGGCGAGCCGCACCCTGCCGGGCTCGGGACTCGGCCTCAGCCTCGCCTCGGCGGTGGCGACGCTGCATGGCGGCGAACTGCGGCTGTCCGACGCGCAACCGGGTTTGCGCGCCACGCTTGCAATTCCGGCGCACACGGGCGAAGGACTGGCTCCAGCCAACACCACACCAGAACCGACGCCCGCATGAGTTCCTCCGCGATTGACGCGGACATTTCGCCCGCCGCACTGGCTGCGCGTTTCGCAGCCGGGCCGCAATTGCATGCGCCCGACGAGGCCGCCAAACGCTTCGCGGACTGGCTCGCCGACGTTCCGGCCGATCAGGCCGACGCGATCCGCGGCGTCGCCGATCGCTGTCCGAACATTCGTGTTGCGCTGCATTCGATCGCCGAGGCGTCGCCCTATCTGTTCGACCTGATCCGCGCCGATCCCGCCCGTCTGCTGCGGCTGCTGCGGTCCGAGCCGGAGACCGGCTTCAAGGCGCTGCTCGACGCTACCGCGGCTGCGGTCGCCACCGCCTCCGACGAGGCCGAGGTGATGGCGGTGCTGCGCAAGATGAAGGCGGAGGCGGCGCTGTCGATCGCGCTGTGCGACATCGGCGGGCTGTGGCCGGTGCTGCAGGTGACGCAGGCGCTGACCGACCTCGCGGTGCAATCGGTGCAGATGACGCTGCGCTTCCTGCTCCGGCAGGAGGCGGCGCGCGGCCGCATCCTGCCGCCGAACAGCGACGCGCCGGAAGAGGGCAGCGGCCTGATCGTGCTGGCGATGGGCAAGATGGGCGCCGGCGAGCTGAACTACTCCAGCGACATCGACCTGATCGTGTTCTACGAGCTCGACGCGCCGACGCTCGCGCCCGACATCGAGCCGCAGCCGTTCTTCGTGCGGGTGACGCAGGGGCTGAGCCGTATCCTGCAGCAGCGCCGCCACGACGGCTACGTGTTCCGCGTCGATCTGCGGCTGCGCCCGGATCCGGCGTCGACGCCGGTGGCGCTGTCGACCGCATCGGCGCTCAATTACTACGAGCGCGAGGGCCGCACCTGGGAGCGCGCCGCGATGATCAAGGCGCGCGCCTGCGCCGGCGATCAGTTTGCGGGCGATGCGCTGCTGTCCGAGATCGCGCCGTTCGTCTGGCGCAAGCATCTCGACTTCGCAGCCTTGTCCGACGTCCACGACATGAAGCGGCAGATGCAGACCTTCCGCGGCCAGACCGAGGTCGCGGTCGAGGGCCACAACGTCAAGGTCGGGCGCGGCGGCATCCGCGAAATCGAATTCTTCGCGCAGACCCAGCAACTGATCGCGGGCGGACGGCATCCCGAATTGCGGGTGCGGCCGACGCTCGCCGCGCTCGACATTCTGGCGAATCGCGACTGGATCACGTTTCAGGCGCGCGATGAATTGTCCGCCGCCTATCAGTTCCTGCGCCGCGTCGAGCATCGCATCCAGATGATCGCGGACGAGCAGACCCACACGCTGCCGGACAGCATCGAGGCGGTGGAGCGGTTCTCGCGGTTCTTCGGCTATGCCAGCCGCGAGGCGTTCGCGCGCGATCTGCTGGCGCATCTCGATTGCGTGCAGGGCCACTACAGCAAGCTGTTCGAGGGCGATCCGACCGGCACCGCCAAGCTGCCGATCGACTACGCCGGCGGCCCCGACGACACTGTGCTGCTCGATCATCTGCGCACGCTCGGCTACAAGAAGCCGCTGATGGTGGCGACCACGCTGCAGCAATGGATGGCCGGTGGCTACCGCATCCTCAAGGTCGAGGCGACCCAGCGCGCGTTCCACGATTTCGTGCCGGCGCTGATCGAGGAACTGGCGCGCGCCGAGGAACCCGACAACGCGGTGAACGCATTCGACCGGCTGCTGCAGGCGCTGCATCGCGGCGGCCGGCTGATCTCGCTGCTCAGCCAGAACCGCGATCTGCTGACGCTGGTCGCGCTGGTGCTCGGCGCCGCGCCGCGGCTCGGCGACATGCTGGCGCGGCAGCCGCAGATCATGGACGGGCTGATCGACCCACGCTTCTTCGGCGCGATGCCCGACCGCATCGAACTGTCGGCGCGGCTCGCGGCGACGCTGGCGGATGCCGGCTCCTACGAGGAGTTTCTCGACCGGCTGCGGCTGTTCGGGCAGGAGAGCCTGTTCCTGATCGGCACCCGGATTCTGTCCGGCACGGTGTCGACGCAGCAGGCCAGCGTCGCCTTCGCCGACGTCGCCGAGGGCATCGTCGGCACGGTGCACGATCTGGTCAGCAAGCAGTTCGTGTCGCAATACGGCAGGATCCGGGAGCAGGAGACCGCGATCCTGGCGATGGGCAAGCTCGGCAGCCGCGAGATGACGGCGGCGTCCGATCTCGACCTGATCCTGATCTATGATTTCGATCACGAGCAGCCGGACTCCGACGGCGAACGTTCGCTGCAGGGCGCGCAGTACTTCGCGCGCTTCACCCAGCGGCTGATCTCGGCCTTCACCACGCGCACCAATTACGGCGTGTTGTACGATGTCGATATGCGGCTGCGGCCGTCGGGCCGCGCCGGCCCGCTGGCGTCGCGGCTGGATTCGTTCGCGGAGTATCAGGAGGTCGAGGCCTGGACCTGGGAGCATCTGGCGCTGACGCGCGCGCGGGTGATCTCGGCGTCACCGGAGTTCCGCGCGCGGATCGAACAGGTGATCCGCGCGGTGCTGACACGGCCGCGCGACGCCGCGATCATCGCCAACGACGTCGCCGAAATGCGCGCCGCGATCGCACAGGAGAAGGGCGAGGGCGACGTCTGGGATCTCAAATACGCCGCCGGCGGCATGGTCGATATCGACTTCATCGCGCAATATCTGCAATTGGTGCATGCCGCCGCGATGCCGGAGATTCTCGCCGTCAATACGCTGGCGGCGATCGACAACGCGGCCAGGCTCGGCGTGCTGGCGCAGCCCGACGCCGATGTGCTGCGCCCCGCGGCGCGGCTGTATCACGACCTCACGCAGATCCTGCGGTTGTGCGTCAGTGACAAGTTCAAGCCCGAGGCCGCCGGCGAAGATCTGCTGCGCGTGCTGGTGCGCGCTGGCGACGCGCCGGATTTCTCCTCGCTGCAAGCGCGGGTGAAGGAAACCCAGGCCGAGGTGCGGGCGATCTTCAACCGGCTGATCGGCGGGAAGAGCGAGTAGCAGCCTATTTTGCGGTCGGCGCCGGGATCGGCGCATTCGCAGCCGGCTCCGCCGGCAACTGTTCGCAATCCATCGAATACACCAGCTCGCCCTCTGCGGTGTAGCCGATCGGCTGGCACGGGGGAAAGCCGACGGCCGGCACGGCGGTCTGCGCCGCGACGAGGCGCGCGCCGGGCATGTCGGCATCGCCGCGCATCGCGAGATAGGCGACGCCGACGAGGCCGCCCACGATCGCGGCCCGAAACGACCACGTCGCAAACTGATGAAAGCGGGCACTGAAATTCAACGCCGATCCCTCCGCGGACGGACGATCGGCTCATACACGTGGCCGACGCAGCCGCGCAATACGGAATTCGGCTACAGCGGAAGGGCCGCTTCCCGGTTGCGGTCCCGCTCCTCAGCCGGGGGCGAGGTCGCGAACCGGCGGGCTTCGCGCCACCGCCGTCCACCATTGCTGCACCACGGCCGGGCTGGTGAGCTGGATCGCGGCGGAGGCGTCGAGTTGCGCCTTGCGGTAGGCGCTGGCGGTGACGCCGAAGCGGATGCGGAAGCTCCGGCTGAAATGCGCTTCGCTCTTGAACCCCAGATCGGACGCCAGGCGCGACAGGCGGCGGGTTTCGACGGGATCGCTCAGCGCCGCCTGGACGGCGAGCAGCCGGCGTTCCTGGACGTGGCGCATGATGCCGCCGCGATCTGCGAACAGCCGATACAGAGAAGCCCGAGATACGTCGAGCCTGTCGGCCAGCCAGTCGGGGGACAAATCGGGCGAGGCGAGATTGTCGCGGATCAGCGCCTCGGTGAGCGTCAGAACCGTCTCGTCGGTTCCTCTTTGCGGCGCCGGTGAATCGTCGGGAACCGGGACAAGCAGCCGTCGCAGAAAGTCGACGGTGTCGGTGACCGTGGCGGCCACGTCGGTCTCGGTCAATTGGGCGCTGCGTTCCTGCAGCGATCGCATATACGCCGCGAGCAGATCGTTTCGGAACGGATCGAGCCGCGGCTTCAGCGTGTCGAGCGGAAGGCCGCCGAGCAGCCTGCGCGGAACGATGAGGCACACCGTGCTGGACGCGAAGGCGCGCGTCGCGATCGGGTGAGCCAGATCGATCAGGGCGACCTTGCCGGGGCCGATGTCGGTCTGCTGCCGCGTGACGACGCCATTGAAACCGCCGGTTACATAGAGATGCAGCAACAGGTGGTCCGGCGTCGCGGCGATGCGTTGCTCGTCCCGGACGAAGTCCTGTGCGTTGAAGGCGACCTTGGCGATGATCAGATCGCCGATGATGATACCATAGGCCGATCCGGTCGGCGTCTTCCTGCTTGGGCGGCATGGGCGCGGCTCGAACAGCGGCGAAATCACTGCGCTCCAGGTGGCCAGGGCTGTCGCCTCGTCCAGGCTGGAAGTGACGTAGAACAGTCGGGGAAGGGACGCCATCACGCGCGATCTGGTAGGGCCGATATTGTCTTCGGATGGTCTCGCGGGACGCCGCGCCCGAACACAGGCGATGGTTCTACCGCAATCCCTCCCGGGACACGATGGATAAGTCGCCGATCACGGGTGGAATCACCGCCGCGCCGCGCTGCGGCCACCGGTCCACCGCGACGTTCGCGCGCCTCGGCCTCGCGGTTTGTCCCATACGGGGACGAGTCCGGCTCCACTGAGACGCCACGTCAAGGGAAAGCGCCGCCCGCGGGCCTCCCAAGCTCACAGCACTCTGTCGCACCGATCCGGCGCCGTTCTAGAAACGACCCGAAACAGTGGCGCGTCGAATGTCGGACGTGCCAACATCGTGGCGAACAGGACCGGGCGCGCACGCAGGGCGCGCATCTGCTGAGGAGGAGCATTCGGTGGCGACTGGGGGACGTTTCCGTGATTTCTCGATGCTGTTGCTGGGCACCACGTTTCTCGTGAGTGCCCCGGTTTCAGCCGCGCTGTATGCGGCGGAGCCCGGCAAAAAGCCGAAATCGATCGCCAGATCGGCGGTGCCGTCGGAGCTGAAGGCGCGGCTCGCCGACGCCCTGCGGCAAGGCGAGCGCGAACTGATCGCGCAGGCCTATGACAGCACCTACCGGAATCCCGCTTTGCGCAATACCGTGGTCGACTACGCCGCCGGCCTTTCGCCGGCGGCGTCCCGCCATGTCGTCACGGCGGCCGATCTCGGGGTGCTGACCTCGGGTCAGCGGATGATGCTGGCGCCGAACGCCGCGCAGGTCATGGCCACGGCGACGACCACGGCGTCCGGCCTCGGCGCCTCGTCCTATCAGAACGTCGCGATGACGAACAACAACAACTCGCCCAACCTGCCGACCCAGTTGCCGAGCCTCGCGGCCCAGACCTGGAATCTGACGATGATCGGCGCGCAGGCGGCGTATACCCGCGGCTTCACCGGCGCCGGCGTCACCGTGACCGTCGCCGACACCGGCTTCGACACCACCAATGCCGGACTGGTCAACAAATTGCTGATCAATCTCGGCAAGAACTACGTGGTCGAGAACGGCGGCACCTACGACCCCAACGACCTCTCGCCGCAGAGCGCCAAGAAGCTCGATATCCATGGTTCGCACGTCTCCGGCATCGTCGCCGGAGAGAAGTTCGACAACGTCGCCGCCCACGGCGTGGCGTATGACGCGAACATCATTCCGATCCGCGCGATCACCGAGGAGGGATATTCGACCGTCAGCGACAGCACCGCCGACGCGCTGAACTACTTCACCAGCCTGTCCGGCACGATGATCTACAACGCCAGCTACGGGCCGAATTACGACGAGACCCTCGGCCTCAAGCAGTGGCCGGTCTCCGGCGTCTCCAGCGAGGCGAATGCGGCGCTCAACGCGCTCAAGGCCGGCAAGATCATCGTCGCCGCCGCCGGCAACGACCGTCTCAAGAGCCCCGACGCGGCGGACAATCCGTCCGGTCTGGCGCTGCTGCCGTTCCTCAACCCGGCCCATGCCGGGCTCGGGGTCTACGACGATGGGGGAGAGGGATACGACTACACCTCGCTGCAACGTCAGAACGGCCAGATCATCGCGGTGATGGCGGTCGGCTCGACCAGGGGCGCGGCGTCGTATTCGAATCTGTGCGGTGTCACCGCGAGCTGGTGCGTCGCCGCTCCCGGTGGTGACGGCAACACCGAAATCTACTCGACGATCCCGTATGACACTTACGGCTTCGCGGCCGGCACCTCGATGGCGACGCCGACCGTCTCGGGCGCGATCGCGGTGCTGATCCAGGCCAATCCGAGCTACAACGCGCAAGACCTCGCGCATCTG
This genomic window contains:
- a CDS encoding sensor histidine kinase, giving the protein MTAFGKLIRTTAFRLTLVYLFLFGLFAASLLGYFAWNTRRLITDQITTTVDAEIGEVDDVYTRRGLRGLVLTIENRALRPGANLYLVTTPAGQAVAGNVGALAPGVMSKIGWTETFYRRLDDQDRGEHRALVRVTELSSGFRLLIGRDLEERRRLFNVVRSAAQWSVLIVVVLGLGGGIFVARRVLRRIDAMTGTTQRIMAGDLSGRLPVGRSGDELDRLAENLNAMLERIEALMSGLKEVSDNIAHDLKTPLTRLRNRAEEALALSGSEADYRAALERTIEESDGLIRTFNALLMIARAESGHARGEMDAFDAAGIARDIHELYEPLAEDNGLTLQVTSEPAPVRGNRELISQALANLVENAIKYGQPQLALAPPGAAPATAPPPRAEIMIEARRDGDQVLLSVTDRGRGIPEADRKHAVERFVRLEASRTLPGSGLGLSLASAVATLHGGELRLSDAQPGLRATLAIPAHTGEGLAPANTTPEPTPA
- a CDS encoding bifunctional [glutamine synthetase] adenylyltransferase/[glutamine synthetase]-adenylyl-L-tyrosine phosphorylase produces the protein MSSSAIDADISPAALAARFAAGPQLHAPDEAAKRFADWLADVPADQADAIRGVADRCPNIRVALHSIAEASPYLFDLIRADPARLLRLLRSEPETGFKALLDATAAAVATASDEAEVMAVLRKMKAEAALSIALCDIGGLWPVLQVTQALTDLAVQSVQMTLRFLLRQEAARGRILPPNSDAPEEGSGLIVLAMGKMGAGELNYSSDIDLIVFYELDAPTLAPDIEPQPFFVRVTQGLSRILQQRRHDGYVFRVDLRLRPDPASTPVALSTASALNYYEREGRTWERAAMIKARACAGDQFAGDALLSEIAPFVWRKHLDFAALSDVHDMKRQMQTFRGQTEVAVEGHNVKVGRGGIREIEFFAQTQQLIAGGRHPELRVRPTLAALDILANRDWITFQARDELSAAYQFLRRVEHRIQMIADEQTHTLPDSIEAVERFSRFFGYASREAFARDLLAHLDCVQGHYSKLFEGDPTGTAKLPIDYAGGPDDTVLLDHLRTLGYKKPLMVATTLQQWMAGGYRILKVEATQRAFHDFVPALIEELARAEEPDNAVNAFDRLLQALHRGGRLISLLSQNRDLLTLVALVLGAAPRLGDMLARQPQIMDGLIDPRFFGAMPDRIELSARLAATLADAGSYEEFLDRLRLFGQESLFLIGTRILSGTVSTQQASVAFADVAEGIVGTVHDLVSKQFVSQYGRIREQETAILAMGKLGSREMTAASDLDLILIYDFDHEQPDSDGERSLQGAQYFARFTQRLISAFTTRTNYGVLYDVDMRLRPSGRAGPLASRLDSFAEYQEVEAWTWEHLALTRARVISASPEFRARIEQVIRAVLTRPRDAAIIANDVAEMRAAIAQEKGEGDVWDLKYAAGGMVDIDFIAQYLQLVHAAAMPEILAVNTLAAIDNAARLGVLAQPDADVLRPAARLYHDLTQILRLCVSDKFKPEAAGEDLLRVLVRAGDAPDFSSLQARVKETQAEVRAIFNRLIGGKSE
- a CDS encoding helix-turn-helix domain-containing protein; amino-acid sequence: MASLPRLFYVTSSLDEATALATWSAVISPLFEPRPCRPSRKTPTGSAYGIIIGDLIIAKVAFNAQDFVRDEQRIAATPDHLLLHLYVTGGFNGVVTRQQTDIGPGKVALIDLAHPIATRAFASSTVCLIVPRRLLGGLPLDTLKPRLDPFRNDLLAAYMRSLQERSAQLTETDVAATVTDTVDFLRRLLVPVPDDSPAPQRGTDETVLTLTEALIRDNLASPDLSPDWLADRLDVSRASLYRLFADRGGIMRHVQERRLLAVQAALSDPVETRRLSRLASDLGFKSEAHFSRSFRIRFGVTASAYRKAQLDASAAIQLTSPAVVQQWWTAVARSPPVRDLAPG